tggttgctctgtcgatgtatggcCTGCAAGAAATGAACTTTGCCGGCCACGTCGGGCCTCTGCAGAGGTAGGGGTGGCGATCACCATCGCGACTCTCCGGCTgcgagggttccccataggtttgttcagctgcggatggggtgcgtcggctctggggcggtcctcaaccgaggaggacccgcggcagctgatgtttccagtctcGTGattgcagcgggccatgagggatgactttgggacctgGAACCGTTCAGCAGGCGTTGGCCCGCTGGGatttgtacgctgtggtggtgtggtgcgtggttcccagcagttgagccagggcagaccacagctcggagaggcgGGGCCTggtgtcggttgtgatgtggtccgggacgcggcggctaacccaactggagagcaggcctcggcgcacgcgctggcgatGGCTTCTTGCATGgagcgtggccgggccacctggTTGAACAGTctaccgtgaggaggtatctggatccgcctgatggggaaggggcccggcggcgtcgatgtggatgtggcgagAAAGCGGCGCCTGGCTGTAAGAACTTCGCCTACCCCCCGACTcacgtgtgacgacccactttactggtctggcactgcaggcactgttttgagctgtggcgtccttttgcacccgtgccagacgaacttttttgaaagcagtttggccgtggtcctgccggagaagtgtgagaggccgtggatgatgtgcGTCGCCTGGCGGCAGCGTGAGGCTCAGAACCAAGGAGCAGGGCTggctgtgctgatgtcacagagcagactGGGGCCTCGGGGTgaggtcacgtccgccacttgaggatGTGATGGCGGTCTGCGGTATGCGCCAGAGATTtcgggtcagcggcctgttctctggcaggtctggtaatctacaccaagctacTCACGTTCAACTTCGACTCTGgaggcgtctgctacaggattttctTGCCGAGAGtgcctgacggaacaggtaaattcggctatggctgagaggtggctgctgtctggaagaccatgcgtccccttgcttcgtgacgtgaaccagtggctggtggtctgtgaagattgtgacgTCCCCTCcgggaggaacttgaagtgccgaactacGCGGTACATCGCGCAAGTTCCTATCCCGAAGGTGCTGTCGGGACTCTGCAGGAgatgaacttcttgctgaagcgATGGGTACAGgagcgccgttgatgatttgctccagaacagcaccgcgagcgcgttactggcgtctgtcgtcagctggagaaccttgggatcctggtgtgccaaggcggttgccttagTGAGGCGGCAGCCGTCgagaaaaggcctgctgctggctgggtccccaagacgaggacttcggttgaccttttaggacttcagCGTCAGGGCGTGGTGTCGCAGCGATCCGaggatgaagcgcctgtagaagtttaccatcccaggAACTCCTGGGctggccttgatggaggtgggtgctTCGGTACCActgagatgagtttgttgtacgtcctccggaaggcgttgagcactgtgtcggcctgtaagtttcgtccgtgaggtccgcgattctgaagtggctctccaccctgcgcagccacctcgatgggttgccctgcgtaaacggcggcagctttagggtgagggcggcccgcgattgtgttgcccggccgtcgtgtgttcggggcgctggtgtggagttgcgggagggcctcgatgcagggGCGGGCGCGATGCGATGGAGTAGGTAAACCTGCGAGTCAGCGGGGTcggcgtttaactgcatgaaggaggggatatcacGCGTCCATGCTGCGCTCCTTTggccccttactggagtaggatactcgcGTCGATGCAGCACTGGGTGCGCCGTGTGGACTcgctagtggcgctggtgggAGTGCGCCCGGCGAGTCAGCAACGCTCAaatgctggttacagcgccgtgtttagagCGTaggcgtttttggagaaatcctggagccaagactgagtcgccgtgtgagtcgcTAATGGCTCGGGG
The nucleotide sequence above comes from Macrobrachium rosenbergii isolate ZJJX-2024 chromosome 1, ASM4041242v1, whole genome shotgun sequence. Encoded proteins:
- the LOC136840844 gene encoding uncharacterized protein encodes the protein MQEAIASACAEACSPVGLAAASRTTSQPTPGPASPSCGLPWLNCWEPRTTPPQRTNPSGPTPAERFQVPKSSLMARCNHETGNISCRGSSSVEDRPRADAPHPQLNKPMGNPRSRRVAMVIATPTSAEARRGRQSSFLAGHTSTEQPPSQVATAVIRHPRLRQSRRRPPTTNYLQGPFRWNGTGRLPAGNLRRNAPGPIDRKSPPSESPGSAAAFLPPQTRLQHAPHQSQARRPGRTASNSSSQAGGVSQLSSRSRGTFSVPPGTGTPDAPRREMVKSPPGRQDSVSRRH